One stretch of Mustelus asterias chromosome 21, sMusAst1.hap1.1, whole genome shotgun sequence DNA includes these proteins:
- the LOC144508993 gene encoding uncharacterized protein LOC144508993, whose product MAAPGHCGRSTFSLMVIVHVLGDVSMSLQNVTLNSKNFSLLLSWTPPEDHPPETLYKVELRPENDWLETANCAFPLVESCDVTCTIKSCYASYQARVGSILPESPIVWSQSNTFIPFFNVELGTPQVSVTSEEESITVNLQIKLIQCKETVLRTCLLEKLSYEVEIWDEDEHIKRPIKQSLSSNSLEIQKSELRGNNNCISARSINKSVLKSSNFSQPYCFSLKQEELQTEKYLAVMGSVLGVLFLISIAVAIMKTIIWITSSVKMPAALDFTMTPVSTWLADAQVDVYKLSVATCCYKSEAEIYEQNIALERNLVEETDFLDSADCTDASDEECGNECGNYTDRRWIPDGVMCDEDEMLDDVQHQAPIPEAYQKANRFFDSSDCAVDLQDQESDCTDHNRPQTKTCVDVSNPASFTSDILDRKHSSNSINSVVLDHDEQGSDADIPLISVKVLCCNDGEGGYSDAGDDDFFVNASVSDRDLNFQT is encoded by the exons ATGGCGGCGCCCGGGCACTGCGGCCGCTCCACATTCTCCCTGATGGTCATCGTCCATGTGCTCG GTGATGTGTCAATGTCTTTGCAAAATGTTACCCTGAATTCAAAGAATTTCAGTCTGCTTTTGAGTTGGACACCACCGGAAGACCATCCCCCTGAAACCTTGTACAAGGTGGAGCTAAG GCCCGAGAATGATTGGCTTGAAACTGCTAACTGTGCGTTTCCATTGGTGGAAAGCTGTGATGTTACGTGCACAATTAAAAGTTGTTACGCCTCATATCAAGCCAGGGTGGGAAGCATTTTACCTGAATCTCCAATCGTTTGGAGTCAGTCTAATACGTTTATTCCCTTCTTTAACG TGGAACTAGGCACACCTCAAGTGAGCGTCACATCAGAGGAAGAATCTATAACAGTGAATCTTCAAATTAAGTTAATACAGTGCAAAGAAACGGTGCTCAGAACATGTCTGCTGGAAAAACTGTCCTATGAAGTGGAAATCTGGGATGAGGATGAACACATCAAG AGaccaatcaaacaaagtttaagtaGCAACTCATTGGAAATTCAAAAGAGTGAATTACGTGGCAATAATAATTGCATATCTGCCAGGTCCATTAACAAGAGTGTTTTGAAATCCAGCAATTTCTCTCAGCCGTATTGTTTCAGCTTGAAGCAAGAAG AACTGCAAACTGAAAAATATCTTGCTGTAATGGGATCCGTGCTGGGAGTATTATTTCTGATTTCAATAGCTGTTGCTATCATGAAAACAATAATCTGGATCACATCAAGCGTCAAAATGCCTGCAGCCCTG GATTTCACAATGACCCCAGTTTCTACATGGCTGGCAGATGCTCAAGTTGATGTATACAAGCTGTCCGTCGCCACGTGCTGTTACAAAAGCGAGGCAGAAATATATGAACAAAATATTGCTCTTGAAAGAAACCTTGTGGAAGAAACCGATTTTTTGGATTCTGCTGACTGCACAGATGCGAGTGATGAGGAATGTGGTAATGAATGTGGTAATTACACGGACAGGCGATGGATTCCTGATGGAGTGATGTGTGACGAGGATGAAATGCTTGATGATGTTCAGCACCAGGCACCTATTCCAGAAGCATATCAAAAAGCAAATCGCTTTTTTGATTCCAGTGACTGTGCTGTTGACTTACAAGACCaggaatctgactgtaccgatcACAACAGACCACAGACTAAAACATGTGTTGATGTTTCGAACCCTGCCAGTTTTACTTCTGATATTCTTGATAGGAAACATTCCAGTAATTCTATTAATTCGGTTGTACTGGATCACGATGAACAAGGCAGCGATGCCGATATCCCTTTAATATCAGTCAAGGTGCTATGCTGTAACGATGGTGAAGGTGGTTACAGTGATGCTGGGGATGATGATTTTTTTGTCAATGCATCAGTTTCTGATCGTGATTTGAACTTCCAAACATGA